In one window of Culturomica massiliensis DNA:
- a CDS encoding response regulator transcription factor: MGQKILLVEDDPCFGSVLKSYLQLSDYEVTLCVNGNEGLEAFRKERFDICLLDVMMPEMDGFTLGKKIREIDSSVPFVYITAKSLKEDMKQGYEIGADDYIIKPFDSELLILKIKAILSRCEHDSGEDRLKVIQIGRYDFNTELRTVTWDGDQVIKLTPKEAHLLELLYKHQDGLLTREKALNEIWGANDYFTARSMDVYITKLRKFFKDDESVRIENIHGSGFRLVIDK; encoded by the coding sequence ATGGGACAAAAGATATTATTGGTAGAAGATGATCCTTGTTTTGGTTCTGTGTTGAAGTCTTATCTTCAGTTATCTGACTATGAAGTGACGCTGTGTGTAAATGGGAACGAAGGATTGGAAGCGTTTCGTAAGGAAAGATTTGACATTTGCCTTCTGGATGTAATGATGCCGGAAATGGACGGTTTTACTTTGGGTAAGAAGATACGGGAAATCGATTCATCCGTTCCTTTCGTTTATATCACAGCCAAGAGTCTGAAAGAAGATATGAAACAAGGGTATGAGATCGGAGCAGACGACTATATCATAAAACCTTTTGATTCTGAGTTGCTGATATTGAAGATAAAAGCAATTCTCAGCCGTTGTGAGCATGACAGTGGCGAGGACAGACTGAAAGTTATTCAAATCGGAAGATATGATTTTAATACGGAATTGCGTACGGTTACCTGGGACGGGGATCAGGTTATTAAATTGACACCCAAAGAAGCACATTTATTAGAATTATTATACAAACACCAGGATGGTCTTCTGACCAGGGAAAAAGCGTTGAATGAGATTTGGGGGGCTAATGATTATTTTACGGCCCGGAGTATGGACGTATATATTACAAAATTACGTAAATTTTTTAAAGATGACGAAAGTGTCAGGATCGAGAATATTCATGGTTCGGGATTCCGTCTGGTTATAGATAAGTAA